One Gossypium raimondii isolate GPD5lz chromosome 3, ASM2569854v1, whole genome shotgun sequence genomic window carries:
- the LOC105795815 gene encoding uncharacterized protein LOC105795815 yields the protein MDWSSTGTNRLLELNEVEEFRLQAYENAKLYKEKSKRWHDNKFLPRQFAPRQQVLLFNSRFKLFPEKLKSRWSGPFKILHVYSHGAVVVKDDKIGSTFNVNGQRLKHYFGAPIIRDKKSIIFQAA from the coding sequence atgGATTGGAGTTCTACTGGTACTAATCGCCTATTGGAGTTGAATGAGGTGGAAGAATTCAGATTACAAGCTTATGAGAATGCCAAGCTGTACAAAGAAAAGAGTAAACGATGGCATGACAACAAGTTTTTGCCACGGCAATTTGCACCTAGACAACAAGTCTTGTTATTTAATTCCAGGTTTAAATTGTTTcctgaaaaattaaaatctcgTTGGTCTGGTCCATTTAAGATATTGCATGTCTATTCTCATGGAGCTGTAGTAGTCAAAGATGACAAGATTGGTTCTACTTTCAATGTCAATGGCCAACGATTAAAGCATTACTTTGGAGCTCCTATAATTCGTGATAAAAAGTCCATCATTTTTCAAGCTGCTTAA